The stretch of DNA tcagcTTCTAGCATACACACAGTACATATACTTATGATTAAACTCTCTtctaataaacatttaaaagcCTTTGACAGTAAAGAGTGGATACCAATCCCATCCCCCGCAGCTAAGAATATTCCCATACCAAACTAAACTTTACTAACCCATCGCCACACAtgttcttctctcttttttgcagaAGACGCAGCAGCCACGCACAAGTTCTACTTCACCAAGGGACAGCGGGAGTCCGTCAAGCTGAACTTCGCCGGCCATAGCTATGTGAAGTTCATGCAAAACAGTCGCGGCACCAAGTGGATATGCGCCACACGCTCCACGACCAAGTGTCGCGCACGGGTTCGCACCAATGTAAATAATTCCCTGGAGATTCTCCATGCGCCACACAATCACGAAATGACGCCACAAATGGAGAAAAGGCGCCACCGTCAGAAGATCATAGCAAAGTTGAATAGAAATCAGCCCGAAAGACTCTAATTTAAGTGCAAAAGTAATAATGGTTATCGTCATTTTAAGCAAGTGTAAAAGTTGTATCGCTTTATTGccatatttaaaataattgaaaatgccacaaatccTCAGCGAATGGTTTAATATTGAAGCGTTCTTTTACTTGTCAAGGGTTAAAATTGAAGCTACCATTTATGGCATTTCTGCATGTAACTCTTCAAAGCATTTGTCACACATCCAATTGGTTCCCGGGCAAGTGTCGCACCAGGTGTTTATCCTGACGAGACCCTCTTTACCCTTCTTCAGGCAATTGACGCACTTGCCCTTCATTCGTGGCACTTGCACCAGCACAAAGTTATGATTGTTCGCCGATGTGCTCAAGATATTGGCCTTGTTCCGCAGATCAATCATCTTtagctgtggctgcggctcgGGGTTCTCGTTTGGTGTCCATCTACGTACCACAGCTTTGCGTTTAATGGCTGCTGCAGGCATGGGGCGTGGCGTCTTCTTAATTGCTGCAATGGGAAAGATGTGAGttaacaacattttgcataaaatataaacacatttaGGTACAGGAAGATAATAAAGGCCTCAACGCAGcttgtttttcatttaaatgtttatttaattcaattattcTAAGGCCTCTAGAGATCTTTGTTCTTCACGGAACCAGACTAGAATCGAATACCCTAGGCACGAATGCCTTAACATCGCTGGGCGGCTCATGATTATGTGCACCATGCTGGGCCACTATAGCCTTTTGCTTGGTGGTCAATCGCGAGGGGCACTGCAGCTTCCTATACATGGCACAACGCCAAAAGGCCAGACACTTGACCGAATTCTTGGAGTGGCAGCTGTAGGTGTACCCCTCGTGGACCAGCTGCCCGCGATAGGTGTAGGTGAGCACTGCGAAAACAGAGAGGAGAAACAATTGCCATTAGTGAGTTATAGAACGGATCACACTTACATACGTCTTGGACAAAATATTGTTGGTGGTCGGGCATCGGATTCactttgtatttgtatctttatTCGACTTAATTACTTAGTAACTATATTGCACTGCTGAGACCAGGTGGACTGACTGCTAGACTGCCCGAGTTAATCGTGAATGAGCATTAGGGGGGCGTGCATCAGGTCCTGATCCATCAGCTCCAATGTACCCGCATCGTTGACCATAAgcgtctgttgctgctgctgctggtgtagCGGCAGCTGCGTAATGCTCTGCACGCGTGCTAGCTTCCGTTCGGAGCTGGCTATCGCCAGACGATTCCGTTGCACAATCTTGTCAATCTTCTCCGTGTGCGGCACGTGGTTGTGCGGTCCGCCGGTAATGCACTTCAGCTTGCCATTTTCCAGGACACAGCGCGAGCGGCAGCGCTGTTCATGTTTCTTCTTTGAGTAGTTGTGACAGCGCCAGTACTCCTTGTTGCTCTTGCGGCTGTGGCAGTTGTACATGAAGCCGTTCAGCACCAGGCAGGGCGTCGACCAGGGGCTCTCGATGAAGACCAGCTCTGCGGATAAAGAAGGGAAGGGGATTGCAGTTAGTGTCGGAGGATGGCAATGGGCGATAAGGATTAACTAGTAAAGTTCGTAGCTTAAGTGACTGAACTGGAGCCCATTATTGtggatttaatttattaaatggtTAGATACGAACACGAATAAAATGAATCTTAAGTGAGGCTTAAGCTATGTCGAGAATACGATGAGCTAAGGTGCGAGACGTTGGCTTCTAGGGCGCCTCAGCCTTGAGCAGATGCCGATGATGCAGTGGCTTGATGAACTCCACTAATTCGTCGGAAGTGTTTTGCGGCTCATGCTCCTCcccttcctcttcctcctcctgctcctcctcttcatcaTCTACCACAACATCGACATCAGTCATTGCCTGCAGCTCGATTTGCGTTGCCTCGGAGGCAGGCAGATACAGCTTGCACTCCTTGCCATCTTTGGCTGTcatgatgctgatgttgctgctgttcagGTATTGTGATATCTTTGGGTTCGATGTACATATCTCAATGtactcctccagctcctcctccaccttgtACAGCTGCCGATGCCCAATGCGTACCGCATGCGATTCGTGGTTGTGCTGGCGTCGTGCATCCACAAAGTGGCCATTCTTCGTGATGACCACCGCCTTGCAGCGGAGCTTGAGTACGTCTGCACAGCGCCAGGTGGTCTGTCCATTGGCCTGGGTTAGTTTCTTGTTATAGATGTAATTACTGTACACCAGCTGGGCGTTCTTCTTTTGGCTGCGTATAAACTTGATTATTCCGTCTGcgatttgtgtgtatgtgtgacaAGAAGATAACAAAAAGTTAGAGAAAAAGAGTAAGTAgacgcacacagagagcagagtAAGCTAAACATAACTAGGATTAAGAATAAAGAGACGCGGCTTAGGCGCTACGTTAGGCACGGCGAAATAAAACAACTATTGTTTACAATTTGGCTGaaagcattttatttgcagttaTTGAACACATTATTACCCACGAAGAACCTCAAGAACTTACGGACGATGGCACTCCCAGCCGCATTTGTTCACCTTTAAGTATAATCACAATTAAATTTACACcggaacacacaacacaaGTTCACCAAGGAGAAATATCCGAAATGTTGCATTTTCTTGCGTTCACGGAGCTACTCCAGGTGAAAAGCAACGAGAGTCGATAGAACATAGTTACGCGTGCCGCCATTGTAATGGGTATcactttttaattatatttagcaccgttttataatattttcagCGTCTTTATTTTGGTCttccattttttttacattGACCTATCGATAACAAATACCCAAATTTAAATATACCGAAGACACTATATTATATATCGATATACCGTAAATTATGGAGTGTTTTATTTCTCCTTGTAGACCACTTTTACTTCCATAAAATGCTTACAGCATCTTTTGTGGAACAAAACTAGAATTGTAGTGGTACAGTATCTACCATCTGGTCGACAATGGGTTAATGGAAACGAGTAGTTTCGATCACTTCCATGAACCCACCACTAAAAACAGGAAAATCCAACACCAATATACATGAGAATTTGTATCGAAGGAAATATGATGTATCAGTGACGGCCATGATTTTGAGGACTTCTCTGATATGGCAGCATACTGAAACTGCAGTATGGTAGCGCTACTACTAAATAATGTGGCAGCCCTGGTCAGCTCAAATACACAGACCTACACCAACAAAACTTAGGTGGAGCGCCCATGGCTGGAGCGTATTGTCTACAAGAAGCATCCCCATTTCAGTGGGTTGTCGTATTCAATGCCCCCGCCGAGCCAAAGACAAGTACTCGAAACACACTGAATGCGGTTCAGTTCGACACCTCCGACTGCAAGTCCAGCGCACACATCATGATTGACAAGATTATGGCGCATCCTGactacaaaaacaactttgGATACAGTCTGGCAACTCTGTCCAACCCATGTCGCAATCCAGGGAACAAGTCAATGTTGGATTAGTTACGGGTATACACAGCCGACGTACCGATTCGCAACTTTGTGTGCTTGGAGAGGAAGACATTCCCGAGCATCAGAGATGCGGTTATATTAGAAAACTGAGCTGCAGCCCCAGACATCTTTGATAGGAGTTCGTGTGGCCAATGGTGTGCCGACTAATTTACTACCAGATTCCATCCGTTCTACTCAGATTTTTTGCTCCATACATGGGAGAAGAACAACTCCCTAAATGCCTGATATCCCACCCCTTTCCAATAACCCAACACAACCCAATAACTCTCtgaaatttttaaatgaattatacGATATTCAATAATAGTTATATTACCATCAGACTGCAGAACCATCTCCTCCAGAGGCACAATCCAGTGTCCAGCATTCCAGGGGGTTGATCATCTTGAAGACGCATTCAAATTCAACACTCTACTTACCCATTCACTAATTGTTTTTAACGATTCGCGAGATCTGGCGTATTTGCGACTGCCGATCGGCCCATGTTCTTTTGCGGAGTTTAATAGAACACAGGCTTTTGTATGCTTAAATACTAGTTTGCTAAGCAACGCTTAAATAGGAATCTGTCCCAGATTTAAGCGTGCCTATCAAACCTCAAGAAGACATGTCCCGCTTGCGAGCTGCCAACCAAGTTTGTCTTGGAACAATAGAACAGCTCATTGGCTTATTGAAGTTGAAGTCTGATCAGATAAGTCTTGGTTGCAATTCGCAGGCAGGTGTCACATCCACATACTAACATTACTTAGAGCTAGGTGGCACTGGGCCTGTCACAGTAAAAATTCAACCAACCTTGAGCCTCAGTGTTGCCTTGATCCGCGCTGGTGTCGACAAACGACGAGTCGCTGTATGTCTGCGTCTTGATCACGGCCTTTGATGTGGTCGCTGTAGCACTGTTGCCGCTGGTATTGGCTGGTGCTTGGGGGCCGGCATCTTCATTTTCAGTGAAATAGCTGTCATCGTAGCGCATGTCACCGTATGTGTCGTCCTCGACATAAGTGGTATCGCCATCACCTGCAGCATCGACATGGTCCTCAGAGTATTCAGGTTCTGCCTTTGTGGGCAACTCCATGGGGAGATCAATGTATTCGGcttcttcttgctgttgttgctggcggagctgctgcggctggtggTGGAGTTTGCTATCGGTCCCGGACACCGTCTGCACGGTGATTTGCTGGGGCACCAGCTGCGTTGTCGACGTGGTGGCAGTCTCAGTTGCAGAGTCCAGGGCATCAATGACGTTGGCAGAGGCGGAGGTGGCTGTCGTCTTGGAGCGCTTTACGCCCCCAGTCAGACTACTGCGCTGGGCAGTACGCTTGTTTGTCGACACCAGAGTCGCGGTCGTTGTCGTTCCTGTCTGCATCTGCTGCGTCTgaatatgctgctgctgtggctgctgttgtacAATAGTTTGTGGTGCGGATGTTTGGATAACAATTTGGGTGGTGCCCTTGTTGTCATCGCCCATGCTGTCGTCGACGGTCTCGATCTTGTAGCGGGCAGAGGTACGCGGCTGTTGGCGCTGAACGCGCTGGGCCGGTACgggttgtggtggttgttgttgttgtacaataggtgctgctggtgggggggTTGGCTCctgcggtggtggtggagcgGGATCATTCTGTAATTTTATGGTTTTGTATTATTagtttgcaaatatttgttatgcTTCTGCGCTGCATCTTTCGAATCGcggccaaacaaaaacaacaacaaccacctaGCGTTGAACGCTTGGCTGTTGCCAGGCACGCCAGAGCGAGACAACAGCAACGCACACAAGCGGCATACAGCTGCCATCCCTCTCGCACGCGCACGCCTGGCTGCATTCTGTTCTGCGGCGTTCGAGATATTTCTCGGTACAGTCAACTCTTATACAGGCGTCGGCCGTGTGTATGTATTGCGCGCgaacggtgctgctgctgcgcttggTAGTTGTTGTATTTTGGTACATGTACACAATTTCGTATACTTACATCGGTCAGCCCCTTGATTTgcagcgactctgcagtgcTGATGAACGCTGGCAGGGCATCCTGCTTCACATTCACCTCGCCACAGTACATGAACTGGATAAGGTCCTTCAAAGCCATATGGCTCACGTTGTTCAGATACACTGAAAATGCATTATAATTATTCATTTGCCTCATTCAAACTTATGCGTGTGTTTGGTACTCACCGAAGGCATTGGTGTTGAGCGGCATGTTGGTGAACATCTTGCGGAACAGGGGCGAGCATACCGACAAGACCAGGCGGTGGGCCTTAACAATTTGCCCCTCGGCCACCAATGAGACATCCACCAGGTCGCCCCGACACAGCGACTCGTGGAACCCGGCCGACAGATTCGTGTTGAAGTTGTTCCAACACAAACTGAATTGCTCGTCGTCCGCCATCTTGGACGttggaaaaatcaataattttctGTATATGCGTCGGCTGCAATGGagaacaaaaatgcatttaatgttttttccaccttttctgttgattgttttgtgtttaatttcagttaatatttttgtttacaacCGCCAACGAATGCCAAAAACGAAGAGAAGCGAAAAAATGCCTCATTCAGGGAAATTTTCAAgcgtgcctctgtgtgtgtgcgccagaAAATATTTCATCGCTTCTGGCATTTTATGGTTTTCATGCAGTACACAATAAATTTTAACAATTACTAGTCGCCAACTAGTCCACTTACCTCTTGAGTCAAtattttttcaaacaaaatacTTAAATACGGCTAGTCAgttaaaattaacaaatttttCTTGCGCTTGCAAGAGAACGCGTCTGAATTTTTTTTGCGGGAACGTGTGTGTGAGATTCGGaactcgtgtgtgtgcgagctGCAGTGTGACCAGGAAaatatcgataaaatataccgacaaaccctcggaaatataccaaaatataccatctcattaaacaaatataccgtaatattCCGAAGTCTTAAATCAAATTACTCAatgttgatgttctatttgatattactagctttcAAAGACTTTGATCAGTtgaacaataatttaatccgattgaagaatcagtTTTGCTTATTCTAGACACCCCTTTtaattggattgtataccttacgaccttatattttacaaatttgtatttgaatttttcaccGATATGCCGATTAACGTACATATACCGTCGACTCAATTTCGAcgttaaaatataccgaaaagttaaaaatataccgtaagcGGTCACCCTGGTGAGTTGCAGTGGGACCGCGGGATTATTGCTTAAATATACCGTcggaccctcaaaaatataccagaatATTGCATCtcgtttaaaaaatataccgtaatataccGCAGTGTTAAATCacattcctcgattttgatgttctactTGATAGTACTAGTTAGTTAAATTTCTCAGTGccaaaactataattttatccgattgaagaatcaatttggcttattatagACACCCCTTTTTATTGGAGTGTAAACCTTATggccttatattttacaaagttgtatttgaatttttcatatgatcgtcagggaaatcctctcctgcgTCTAActggtcagggaaattctctcgtGCACCttaacggtcagggaaatgaACTCATTTTCCTAGATTTtaatcttctgtttaatataaCCAGTTGCTTAGGACTTTCAGctgtaaaactgtaattttatccaatttattaatcaattttccTTAATATTCGCTGTCTTTCAGGAAtttcttttattggattgttcGCAAAATAAGCTTCaaactcaaaaataaaaattaaaaagataaaaatataaaatatacttaTACGAATGTAAGATTGTTTTTCAGCTCTGGCTCAGTAGATAAagccatattttattttttaatgtaaatCTTGCAATAAATGCTTGATGGTTGACTTTATCGTACGTTTCAATCATTTACAACTTTAGTCCTAATCCGTTTCTTGCTCTTTGAATTAAAACCCAATGATGTGTGAACCCACATACTTGAAATGAATATCATGCCAAACACACTTATACAATCATAAATACGTTTTGATCTTCAGATCTGTATTGTTTGCTTAGTACACTCATAAAATCAAGTGTGCGAAAATCTGCACTTGAGCCCCACTTGACGTTTTCAACCAGCTGCGACACGCAGtttatacaaacatacaacaCGTACGCTGGGGGACTATAAAACTTAAGGACtttacaataataaatacgGATACTTAAGCTCAAGTAGCGAAACAGAATCTGCATAAAGTGGCTGCGAACAAACAACTAAACtaaaagaacaacaacgaaGGGGAAGATTAATACACAcaagcatacacacatacatgtgtatgtatgtacatataccgtTGCAAGTGGTTGTGAAGGAGACAGCAATCAAAGCTGAGGACACATATCCTtacgaaagaaagagagagagagaggcagagtgaGTCGACTAACTGTCCGCCTATAGAAATCTTTTCAATACTAATTACTGTCTCTATGTTGAATCATGCTGAACTTTGAGAACTTTCAACCCATCAACCATGTGGATCACACAATGTGGAGCTTCTGTTTCAACAAACAATTCACTGACATCACATTCcagtggctgcctgcctgatggTACTGTTGCTGGGAGAGCCGCCTCTCCAGTGAGAATGAATCCCAATGAAACGTGCACATGCTTGGCTGTGATTGGTTCCCCTGGCAGCCATTTTTTCACACAACAATGCTATACGCCACACTTATGGCCCGGGGTGGGTATCTGTactcgcatgtgtgtgtgtgtgtgcagttcGTTCTCTTTCAGTCCAAGAAGAACcgagcatcgagcatcgagGGAGGCTGACAAATTGCCGACACGGTCGAGTGCGTGCGCATCGGAACAGttacggcaacgacaacgacattCAGTTCCAATACGTCTGCAAGGGGTGCGGATGCATGCCGCCACAtactcatcctcatcctcattcTCAACTATTCGAATCGGCTATTCGAGTCCTACCCACACCATCGCGCGCTCCATAtcgcagtcgcagtggcagtggcagtcgcagtccaTTCAAGTGTCGCAAGTTCAAGTGCAATTTGGcaaattgttgtatttattcTAAATTGAAAGTGCCTGCTCAAGTGCCCAAAGTGAAAGAAACtcgaaaatgttgcaacatcatcagcagcaagcACAGGTGCCACAATCCGGCGGCTATTACGACTACAGTCAGTCCCCCAGTCCGGGCAGTCTCACCAATGCGGATGCCCTGAACACCACACCATTTTCAGTCAAGGATATATTGAATATGGTCAATCAAACGGAGGCATACGAAGGAGCCTACGGACATCTAGATAGGTAAGCTTATGCCCAATATTTATGAAGAATTCatgaaaatattcataaatttataatCGAAACTCAGGGATttctttaataataattccatCACGGAAACACCTTTCTTGCCCGAGTGCCTTAAAGAAAAATGTTGTAGAACTCCGTTACTATTCCTTATTATCGCCCAAACATCTACCTGTCAGCAGCTACTTTCAAAGACAAAACCAGTTCCCATTTTTCCATTGCCCTTTCCCATgcctttttttgcatttatttatttatttatatttagtaAGGCTccattggaaaattaattttcagcaaTTTTCGTCTGAAAGATAATGTTTTGATAACCTTCTGTCGAGACGGAGAACTGAGACTCGGCAGAAGAAATCCTATGAAAACACAGTGGAAGCATGAATTGCAAATAGGATCTAGGGTCCCGCACCGTACACGTATTCGAAGAGAGCCAAGGAGCAGGAGTTTCGCTTTGACAAATCATCGTTATTTGTACAAGAGGCAAgacctctcgctctccctctccctctctctctctgtccaaGACCAagacgcacccacacacacacacatacactcacaAAAGTAGTAACAATAGGAAAAACAAGGTCCGAGGTCCGAGGTCCGATGTCTGCTGTCCGACTGCCTGAAGCCGCTCGGAGTGTGGTCGTAGGGGCTGGCCAACATATGTGATTCGCATGTGTGTCCGGCGCGGGGCGTCCTTAATTCTGATGAGGCATGAAATGATGTCACCAAGGGTCCTGTCGCGACAGCAGGAAGTACGCAAATGGTCCTGCAGCAAGCTCTTGCTGTGTCCGGTGTGATGCaacatgtggcagccacagccgaaactaactctccatctctctccctttgctctctcttgtagTGCCGCTGCAGCTTCGGCGCTCTATGGCGCCGGCGATTACCAGCAGCATCTTCAccagcatccgcatccgcatcagtaccagcaccagcaacaggaggtggcgtcgcagcagcagcaactgcatcATCATCTGGTTGAGCATCAGGAGGATGCCACGACATCCTCGTCGCTGtcgccactgctgccgccccCGCCCCATGGCCACCATCAGCTCTACGGTGGCTATCAGGACTATGGCATGCCCGCCCACATGTTCCAGCATCATCATGGACATCCGCATCAGAGCTTTCAGCCCGCTGCCTCGGCCTACAACATGTCCGCCACGCAGTTCTACGCTGGAGCCACGGCCACGTCCTACCAAAGTCCCGCCACATACAACTACAACTATGCAGGGTCCGTGGATGCTGCCGCCTATGCGCAgccagcgtcagcagcagcagcagcagcagtcagcatTAAGAGCGAGTACATACCCACGCCGTATGTGACGCCCTCACCCACACTGGATTTGAACAGCTCCGCCGAGGTGGAGAGCCTTACGCCGGCGCAGAAGCTCTGCGGCAATCCGCTGAGTCAGCGACTCCTCGAGACGGTCAGCAACTCGGCCTCGCTGCGAAGCATTCACAGCACGGATGAGGGTGCCAAGCGAAGTAAGTAGGAGGGAAACTTCCGCTTCAACCTGTTCTGGAAGCTAACTTCTTTTCGTACTTCCACAGAGGACAACAGCCAGGTGACCTCTTCGCGCTCGGAGCTGCGCAAGaacagtgccagtggcagcaatcACAGCAGCCTGAACAGCAATGGATCCACCAAGCCACGCATGAAACGCAAGCCGCGGGTGCTCTTCTCGCAGGCGCAGGTCCTTGAGCTGGAGTGCCGCTTTCGGCTGAAGAAGTATCTGACAGGTTCGGAGCGAGAGATAATTGCCCAGAAGCTGAATCTGTCGGCCACGCAGGTGAAGATTTGGTTCCAGAACCGTCGCTACAAGTCGAAGCGTGGCGACATCGATTGCGAGGGCATTGCCAAGCATCTGAAGCTCAAAGCGGAGCCACTGCACTCGCCCACATCGCTGCCACCGCCCATGAGCAGTCACATGATGTGGCCACCCACAGTACAGCactcccagcagcaacatcagcaacagcagcaacagcagcaacagcagcagcaacagttgcaacatCTGCAGTAGCCGAGGGACGGGCAGAGTTGGGTtgaagttttttaatttattgcagaATCTATATGTTGTAGCCTAAAGAAAATGCCTCATAGCTCTAGTACCttgttttatgtatgtatatatcggacaataaataaagtttaagAGAAACTATTCCAATGGTTTAATTACTCAAAGGAAACTGCAGCTGGAAGAGCGGCTACTCTGGGTGCTTCAATCACTTTTTCTTGGTTGCCTCTGCTGtcacataaaacataaagtCTGCGCACCAATCGCACTCCCCTGTGCTCCCGGGAGTCCCTCGTATTTATATCTTTATATGAACCGCTTTCCATCGGATCAGCCAGTCAATCCATCGCGGATCCGTCGATCCATTAGGCACCGCATCTGCGTATAATTGTTGCCCGATCGccgcataaatcaattttatcgAAACGAACGAtcagttttgttttatgaaacaaattcaaaaaggaaaacaaaacaatttccgTTTTAATTCTGTAAatgtttttcccttttctacTTTTGGCATGGCCAAAGGGGTGCTCGGGGTGCCCGGGTGCTCGGGCGTCCGGGTGCGTCGGCGGCAGGCACTACAAAGGTTGCATTTATGAAACGTTTAAGTGGCAAGCAATGCAACTGTAAAATGTTTTCCTATACATCCAAAAGATACTGCTGAATGCAGGGCACAGAAGAACTCCTCAGCATTTTATGACAGCCAGCGGGGCAAAGGCTAATATTTCATGGAGTGAGTTCTGATGGTGTCTTGGGGCCACAGAAACAGCCACTGCCatgccacaggcacagccacagtgcTGTGGTTTCCCCTGTGTTGTGGCATATCAATTACTGCACAAACACATGCCACCGGAGGGCCACAGCGAGATTGAGGATGATGCTTGGGGTGAGTGGgaggccacaggccacaggccacaggccaGACCAACAAGTGCAGCTGATCACACTTTTCGGAGGGGAGTGCAGTCGACCCGAGGGGTTTGAGTTTCAGCCTTTCTGACAGCCAGAGCTTCTGGGGCTAACTCTTGTTTATCCACTGTGGGGTTGAGTGTCAATCACAGCGATCAAGCATTAGATATTCCGACAGTAGTCCGTTGAGGCATAGAACTAGGCTCCCAGACAGTGCCGAGGGAGTTGGTCGTGgagtggcaaacaaaacgccCACAAGGCCAGCCTTGGCTGGTCCCAGGATAATGCATGTCAAGTGCTGCTAAACATTGCCTAATGGACCACACTGACCAGGCTCTGGCCGTAGGAAATCGGAATCTGCGAGCCCGAAACAATTAAGGTTTCGTCTTACAATGTCGGCGGCAATGTTGCGGCGACGCGTCGTGTGCTCCTCCTACACAGAGCCGATGGTCTGGAGTCTAGACCTGCGACGGGCGAACTCAAGTGGGGAAATTTGTCATTCCCATATATCACGCAAAGGATCGGGTCGTTCGACGATAAGCAGGTCAGGATAGACCCCGATGTCGGAGTATGTACGCTGCTCGCATTGTAGCGCCGTTTAATTCATGTCCCGTCAAAGGATCAAAGACGACACAAGCCGCTCTTGGAGTCGCAGCTGGGAAgggatcccatcccatcccatcccttgccattccactccattccatttcTCCGACTCCAATCGATGGCTGCTCTTCGTTGCTTTCACTgtcatcatttgcatttcctcCTGGCACTGGCTACGTGCCAAGCCGCCAAAGTGAGAGTAAGGTAAGCAAATTAAGATTTattaacaacaataaataaacaatatgcAAGAacgcaacaatagcaacaattgGGGGCTCCCAAACGATTTCCCATTTCCGCACCCTTTGAATGTTGCCGCCCCGCCCTGCGACGATTGCGTAatttttcttcaattttctTTCTACTTTCACTCCCGACATCCACAGCCAGATCCACAGCCATCCGCTGTCAAGTGGATGTTGGCTGCGGTtgtgcctctggctgtggcagtttCTCCATTAAAGCCTTTGACATTTTATCAGAATATCCATCGAGCCATTGTtatacatttccatttgatgtGCGCCCCGCCATAAAAGTTGCGATCTCGTTTTACATTTACCCACCCGCAGCCCCACGCTCGtctgtttgtttctgttttatatcCATCAGTTTATGGCCTTTGTGTGGCtttcaa from Drosophila subobscura isolate 14011-0131.10 chromosome O, UCBerk_Dsub_1.0, whole genome shotgun sequence encodes:
- the LOC117896831 gene encoding muscle-specific homeobox protein tinman, translating into MLQHHQQQAQVPQSGGYYDYSQSPSPGSLTNADALNTTPFSVKDILNMVNQTEAYEGAYGHLDSAAAASALYGAGDYQQHLHQHPHPHQYQHQQQEVASQQQQLHHHLVEHQEDATTSSSLSPLLPPPPHGHHQLYGGYQDYGMPAHMFQHHHGHPHQSFQPAASAYNMSATQFYAGATATSYQSPATYNYNYAGSVDAAAYAQPASAAAAAAVSIKSEYIPTPYVTPSPTLDLNSSAEVESLTPAQKLCGNPLSQRLLETVSNSASLRSIHSTDEGAKRKDNSQVTSSRSELRKNSASGSNHSSLNSNGSTKPRMKRKPRVLFSQAQVLELECRFRLKKYLTGSEREIIAQKLNLSATQVKIWFQNRRYKSKRGDIDCEGIAKHLKLKAEPLHSPTSLPPPMSSHMMWPPTVQHSQQQHQQQQQQQQQQQQQLQHLQ